In the genome of Salinirussus salinus, one region contains:
- a CDS encoding universal stress protein, with product MVSRVLVAVDGSEVAEQALRYALDAHPDAEVTVLTVVGVPSAMFGEATAIALSEDPDRSIEEHAEPVLERVRAVAAECDAEVTTEAAAGHPARTILDRAGAYDVVVVGSHGGSLADRLFVGNVAESVVRHSPVPVTVVR from the coding sequence ATGGTCTCGCGCGTTCTCGTCGCGGTCGACGGCTCCGAGGTGGCCGAACAGGCGCTCAGATACGCGCTCGATGCACACCCCGACGCCGAGGTGACGGTGCTGACTGTCGTGGGCGTCCCCTCGGCGATGTTCGGGGAGGCGACGGCGATCGCCCTCTCGGAGGACCCCGACCGCTCCATCGAGGAACACGCCGAGCCGGTGCTCGAGCGCGTCCGGGCGGTCGCCGCCGAGTGTGACGCCGAGGTGACAACCGAGGCCGCCGCCGGCCACCCCGCGCGGACGATCCTCGACCGGGCCGGAGCGTACGACGTGGTCGTGGTCGGGAGCCACGGCGGCTCGCTGGCCGACCGGCTGTTCGTCGGCAACGTCGCGGAGTCGGTCGTCCGCCACTCGCCGGTGCCCGTCACGGTCGTCCGCTGA
- the thiE gene encoding thiamine phosphate synthase has product MEFDTYLVTQASLSEGRSTPEVVAAAIEGGVDVVQVREKDTPARERLAVAREVREQTRAAGVPLIVNDRVDIAVAAEADGVHLGDGDLPVAAAREQLGEDALIGRSVSTPGAAREAERAGADYLGVGAVYATGSKEDIDDEEYEVGLERVREVAEAVDIPFVGIGGVTPENAAEVVAAGADGVAVITAITAAENPVRATRKLGEAVAEGRRRRESAGLEGAA; this is encoded by the coding sequence ATGGAGTTCGACACGTATCTGGTCACGCAGGCCTCCCTCTCCGAGGGACGGTCGACCCCCGAGGTGGTCGCGGCAGCCATCGAGGGTGGTGTCGACGTCGTCCAGGTCCGCGAGAAGGACACGCCCGCCCGCGAGCGGCTGGCGGTCGCCCGCGAGGTCCGCGAGCAGACCCGTGCCGCGGGCGTCCCCCTCATCGTCAACGACCGCGTCGACATCGCCGTCGCGGCCGAGGCCGACGGCGTCCACCTCGGCGACGGCGACCTGCCCGTCGCCGCGGCCCGCGAGCAACTCGGCGAGGACGCTCTCATCGGCCGGTCAGTCTCGACGCCCGGGGCCGCCCGCGAGGCCGAACGAGCGGGGGCGGACTACCTCGGCGTCGGCGCCGTCTACGCCACCGGCTCGAAGGAGGACATCGACGACGAGGAGTACGAGGTCGGCCTGGAGCGCGTCCGCGAGGTCGCCGAGGCCGTCGACATCCCCTTCGTGGGGATCGGCGGCGTCACACCCGAGAACGCCGCCGAGGTGGTCGCGGCTGGCGCCGACGGCGTGGCGGTCATCACCGCCATCACCGCCGCCGAGAACCCGGTGCGGGCCACTCGCAAACTCGGCGAGGCGGTCGCCGAGGGCCGGCGACGCCGCGAGAGCGCGGGCCTGGAGGGGGCAGCGTGA
- the thiM gene encoding hydroxyethylthiazole kinase, which translates to MTAPDPADLSLADLDAVAEAAPLVNAVTNNVTVNDVAQVVLHWGGLPVMSDDEREVGTMVAGADACLLNMGTVSKAGEATMLEAGESANEHGVPVVVDPVGVGATPTRDRVAERLVSEVDVAAIKGNYGEITALVGEGAEVRGVESVGEYSDIAATAVACAQAYDTVVVASGETDIVATGEAAYEVTAGHPMMGEVVGTGCMLGGTVATLAGALEDAEAALLGTAAFGLAGEAAAAEQFGAYHGPASYHVAFKDAIANVRDADTDGVAARVGRV; encoded by the coding sequence GTGACCGCGCCCGACCCCGCCGACCTCTCGCTCGCGGACCTCGATGCAGTTGCCGAGGCCGCACCGCTTGTCAACGCCGTCACGAACAACGTGACCGTCAACGACGTCGCGCAGGTGGTCCTCCACTGGGGCGGGCTCCCGGTGATGTCCGACGACGAGCGCGAGGTGGGGACGATGGTCGCCGGCGCCGACGCCTGCCTGCTGAACATGGGGACCGTAAGCAAGGCCGGCGAGGCGACCATGCTCGAGGCCGGCGAGTCCGCAAACGAGCACGGCGTCCCGGTCGTGGTCGACCCCGTGGGCGTGGGCGCGACGCCCACCCGCGACCGCGTGGCCGAGCGGCTGGTCAGCGAGGTCGACGTCGCCGCGATCAAGGGCAACTACGGGGAGATCACGGCGCTGGTCGGCGAGGGCGCCGAGGTCCGGGGCGTCGAGTCCGTCGGCGAGTACAGCGACATCGCCGCCACCGCGGTCGCCTGTGCGCAGGCCTACGACACCGTCGTCGTCGCCTCCGGCGAGACTGATATCGTCGCCACGGGCGAGGCCGCCTACGAGGTGACCGCCGGCCACCCGATGATGGGCGAGGTCGTCGGAACCGGCTGCATGCTCGGGGGCACCGTCGCCACGCTCGCGGGCGCGCTCGAGGACGCCGAGGCCGCCTTGCTCGGGACTGCGGCGTTCGGGCTGGCGGGCGAGGCGGCCGCCGCCGAGCAGTTCGGCGCCTACCACGGCCCGGCGAGCTACCACGTCGCGTTCAAGGACGCGATCGCGAACGTCCGCGACGCCGACACCGACGGCGTCGCCGCCCGCGTCGGGCGGGTCTGA
- a CDS encoding HesA/MoeB/ThiF family protein, with amino-acid sequence MNLDAEQLDRYSRQIILDEVGPEGQGAISDGSVLVVGAGGLGSPAIQYLAAAGVGRLGIADGDVVERSNLQRQIVHGTDDVGRSKTESAAEYVADQNPHVDVETYGDVDEGNAADLVADYDVVVDASDNFPTRFVLNDACVLEDTPLTHGAVYRFEGQTTTFSGGEPCYRCLFPEAPPEGTVPDCAEAGVFGAVTGTVGSVQATEALKLLMDVGDTLEGRLLVYDAKHLTTDFVPVTADPDCPVCGSDPIDSLSGGSYTGRCSLSD; translated from the coding sequence ATGAACCTCGACGCCGAACAACTCGACAGGTACTCCCGGCAGATCATCCTCGACGAGGTCGGGCCGGAGGGACAGGGCGCCATTTCGGACGGGTCGGTGCTCGTCGTGGGCGCGGGCGGGCTGGGCTCGCCGGCCATCCAGTATCTCGCCGCGGCGGGCGTCGGCCGGCTCGGGATCGCCGACGGCGACGTCGTCGAGCGCAGCAACCTCCAGCGCCAGATCGTTCACGGGACCGACGACGTCGGCCGCTCGAAGACCGAGAGCGCCGCCGAGTACGTCGCCGACCAGAACCCCCACGTCGACGTCGAGACCTACGGGGACGTCGACGAGGGCAACGCCGCCGACCTGGTCGCCGACTACGACGTCGTGGTCGACGCCTCCGACAACTTCCCGACCCGGTTCGTGCTCAACGACGCCTGCGTCCTCGAGGACACGCCGCTGACCCACGGCGCGGTCTACCGCTTCGAGGGTCAGACCACCACCTTCTCGGGCGGCGAGCCCTGCTACCGGTGTCTGTTCCCCGAGGCCCCTCCGGAGGGCACAGTGCCGGACTGCGCCGAGGCCGGCGTGTTCGGCGCGGTCACCGGCACCGTCGGCTCGGTCCAGGCGACCGAGGCGCTCAAACTGTTGATGGACGTCGGCGACACGCTGGAGGGGCGGCTGCTGGTCTACGACGCCAAACACCTCACCACCGACTTCGTCCCCGTCACCGCCGACCCCGACTGCCCGGTCTGCGGGTCCGACCCCATCGACTCGCTGTCCGGCGGCAGCTACACCGGACGCTGCTCGCTGTCGGACTGA
- a CDS encoding carboxypeptidase M32, translated as MSTYDAFEAHVERMTYVNDAAGLLNWDQQVMMPEGGTPARSKQQSALSAVSHEMLTDDELAGYLDELEDADLDGDQQAVVREVRREHERAKRVPEELVERLSRKTSEALPVWEQAREDSEFEAFEDELEELVQLRREYAEAIDPDRDPYEVLFEEYEPYLGVDTAERVLERLADELPPLVEDIADSDAELADPFEGSYDVEIQEEMVRDALDLLGYDFERGRLDTSTHPFTMGTQFDARITTRFDPENPLESVGPTVHEFGHATYMQGLPREAYGTPLGEDRDLTVHESQSRFWENHVGRSAAFWELFAPTVEEHLGESVTPRECYEVANEVYDDNPIRVEADELTYHMHIILRFEIERDLIRGDLEVSEVPAVWNDKMEEYLGFRPDNDAEGCLQDIHWTHGSFGYFPTYTLGSVLAAQIDAAAREDIDVDARVRAGEFDPIREWLREQVHSHGARYTTPELVEEATGEPFTADHFLDYVDDKYRALYDC; from the coding sequence ATGAGTACCTACGACGCCTTCGAGGCACACGTCGAGCGAATGACCTACGTCAACGACGCGGCCGGCCTGCTGAACTGGGACCAGCAGGTGATGATGCCCGAGGGTGGGACTCCCGCCCGCTCGAAACAGCAGTCCGCGCTGTCGGCGGTCAGCCACGAGATGCTGACCGACGACGAGCTCGCGGGCTACCTCGACGAACTCGAGGACGCCGACCTCGACGGCGACCAGCAGGCCGTCGTCCGGGAGGTCCGCCGGGAACACGAGCGCGCCAAGCGCGTGCCCGAGGAGCTGGTCGAGCGCCTCTCCCGGAAGACCTCCGAGGCGCTGCCGGTCTGGGAGCAGGCCCGCGAGGATTCGGAGTTCGAGGCCTTCGAGGACGAGCTGGAGGAGCTGGTGCAGTTGCGCCGGGAGTACGCCGAGGCCATCGACCCCGACCGCGACCCCTACGAGGTGCTGTTCGAGGAGTACGAGCCCTACCTGGGGGTCGACACCGCCGAGCGGGTGCTGGAGCGGCTGGCCGACGAGCTCCCGCCGCTGGTCGAGGATATCGCCGACAGCGACGCCGAGCTGGCCGACCCTTTCGAGGGGAGCTACGACGTCGAGATCCAGGAGGAAATGGTCCGGGACGCGCTGGATCTCCTGGGCTACGACTTCGAGCGGGGCCGGCTGGATACGTCGACCCATCCGTTCACGATGGGCACGCAGTTCGACGCCCGGATCACGACCCGATTCGACCCGGAGAACCCCCTGGAGTCGGTGGGCCCGACGGTCCACGAGTTCGGCCACGCGACCTACATGCAGGGGCTCCCCCGGGAGGCCTACGGGACGCCGCTGGGCGAGGACCGGGACCTGACGGTCCACGAGTCCCAGTCGCGGTTCTGGGAGAACCACGTCGGCCGCTCGGCGGCCTTCTGGGAGCTCTTTGCGCCGACCGTCGAGGAGCACCTCGGGGAGTCGGTCACCCCTCGGGAGTGTTACGAGGTCGCAAACGAGGTCTACGACGACAACCCGATCCGGGTCGAGGCCGACGAGCTCACCTACCACATGCACATCATCCTCCGCTTCGAGATCGAGCGCGACCTCATCCGCGGCGACCTGGAGGTGAGCGAGGTGCCGGCGGTCTGGAACGACAAGATGGAGGAGTATCTGGGCTTCCGGCCCGACAACGACGCGGAGGGGTGTCTCCAGGACATCCACTGGACCCACGGCTCCTTCGGCTACTTCCCCACCTACACGCTGGGGTCGGTGCTGGCCGCCCAGATCGACGCCGCCGCCCGCGAGGACATCGACGTCGACGCCCGGGTCCGCGCCGGCGAGTTCGACCCGATCCGCGAGTGGCTCCGCGAGCAGGTTCACAGCCACGGCGCCCGCTATACTACCCCGGAGCTGGTCGAGGAGGCCACCGGCGAACCCTTCACTGCCGACCACTTCCTCGATTACGTCGACGACAAGTACCGCGCGCTGTACGACTGCTGA
- a CDS encoding Hsp20/alpha crystallin family protein, with translation MALPTTPTDSWLQGLDFPSQLFGTGSNDYELYEEGDEFVLSVEMPGFDPEDVTVTWDDGVLNVAAESEDERHNRRRTYHRRFRFPRRVDEEGIVASYNNGILEVRLPAEVDATARGREIPIES, from the coding sequence ATGGCACTGCCGACGACACCGACCGACTCCTGGCTGCAAGGCCTCGACTTCCCGAGCCAGCTCTTCGGGACCGGGAGTAACGACTACGAACTGTACGAGGAGGGCGACGAGTTCGTCCTCAGCGTCGAGATGCCGGGGTTCGACCCCGAGGACGTCACGGTGACGTGGGACGACGGCGTGCTCAACGTCGCCGCCGAGAGCGAGGACGAGCGGCACAACCGCCGTCGCACCTACCACCGGCGGTTCCGGTTCCCCCGACGGGTCGACGAGGAGGGGATCGTCGCCTCCTACAACAACGGCATCCTCGAGGTCCGCCTGCCGGCGGAAGTCGACGCGACCGCCCGCGGCCGGGAGATCCCCATCGAGAGCTGA
- a CDS encoding M20 family metallopeptidase, with translation MDERELARQLVAIPSHEDEREAGDYIERWLREHTDAAVERDDAGSVIGRRGPGGEGTDSLALVGHHDVVPPDESQTAGEGTGGGYVLEEHSGRLYGRGSADMKGALAAAMVAFRDATPDCELVFASFVGEEQGGVGARAAIDGGFAPDYAVVGEGSTGYSAPGVTDVAVAHKGRRGSTVRAAGAAAHASEPAAGENAIYRAGDAVDVIRDMEGPTAEVLGHELRGSVVVTEIHGGTAWNVIPEACEATVDERTVPGERAPLERVEEVEGVTWEVDQDLPPMACGDPDFADLVVRAARPVQHGDPKQVVKPHATDAGWLAGAGTTCVVCGAAEPGEAHTADESVSPEVIERCERIYRGVAERL, from the coding sequence ATGGACGAACGCGAACTCGCCCGCCAGCTCGTGGCCATCCCCAGCCACGAGGACGAACGGGAAGCGGGTGACTACATCGAGCGGTGGCTCCGCGAGCACACCGACGCCGCCGTCGAACGGGACGACGCCGGCAGCGTCATCGGCCGCCGGGGACCGGGTGGGGAGGGAACAGACTCGCTGGCGCTGGTCGGCCACCACGACGTGGTGCCGCCCGACGAGTCACAGACCGCCGGCGAGGGAACGGGAGGGGGGTACGTCCTCGAGGAGCACTCGGGGCGGCTGTACGGCCGCGGGAGCGCCGACATGAAGGGGGCGCTGGCGGCCGCGATGGTGGCCTTCCGGGACGCGACGCCGGACTGCGAACTCGTCTTCGCCTCCTTCGTCGGCGAGGAGCAGGGCGGCGTCGGCGCCCGTGCGGCCATCGACGGGGGATTCGCGCCGGACTACGCCGTCGTCGGCGAGGGGTCGACGGGGTACTCCGCGCCCGGCGTCACCGACGTCGCCGTCGCCCACAAGGGCCGGCGGGGGTCGACGGTTCGCGCCGCCGGTGCGGCCGCCCACGCCAGCGAGCCCGCGGCCGGCGAGAACGCCATCTACCGCGCGGGCGACGCCGTCGATGTCATCCGCGACATGGAGGGCCCCACAGCCGAGGTTCTGGGCCACGAGCTCCGGGGGTCGGTCGTGGTCACGGAGATCCACGGGGGGACTGCCTGGAACGTCATCCCCGAGGCCTGCGAGGCGACCGTCGACGAGCGGACCGTCCCCGGCGAGCGCGCGCCCCTGGAGCGCGTCGAGGAGGTCGAGGGTGTCACCTGGGAGGTCGACCAGGACCTCCCGCCGATGGCGTGTGGCGACCCCGACTTCGCCGACCTGGTCGTCCGGGCGGCCCGGCCCGTCCAGCACGGCGACCCCAAGCAGGTGGTCAAACCCCACGCTACCGACGCCGGCTGGCTGGCCGGGGCGGGGACGACCTGCGTGGTCTGTGGCGCCGCCGAACCCGGGGAGGCACACACCGCCGACGAGAGCGTCTCCCCCGAAGTGATCGAGCGCTGTGAGCGCATCTATCGCGGGGTCGCCGAGCGGCTGTGA
- a CDS encoding PINc/VapC family ATPase translates to MEIVPDTSVVVDGRVSERVRADADADSTAAGTGFAGATVVVPEAVVGELEAQANDGRETGWEGLAELQRLVELDADGTIDVEYVGRRPQAIEKREAGEGEVDALIREVAEDRAATLVTSDDVQAEVARAKGLDVEFLDPRSRERAVEGLAIERFFDEGTMSVHLKTGVVPMAKRGTIGDMHYEAVGDEVLTDDQLRDFAADIEEATRDSPEGFVELDQPGMTIVQFRQFRVAIARPPFADGREITAVRPIVKTELDDYEHADELRDRLAERQRGVLISGAPGAGKSTFAQAVAEYLADADYAVKTMEKPRDLQVGPNITQYTELGGSMANTADSLLMVRPDYTIYDEVRKTDDFEVFADMRLAGVGMVGVVHATRAIDALQRLIGRVELGLIPQVVDTVVYIEAGQVEKVYDVKTEVKVPEGLMEEDLARPVILVRDFETGRPEYEIYTFNRQVVTVPLGGDEGDGSPGAPTESGVDRIAKQEVEREIRSVASGHVEVELRGRDRAVVWVEDADISGVIGKGGGRISDIENRLGIDIDVRTFSERGGGAGGSGPGGSSGRQGAGGKAVTPEITSRHVIIPLEGHAGETVEVEADGEYLFTATVSRGGEIQVSRGSAIAEELESAIDRGKTVTVSPS, encoded by the coding sequence ATGGAGATCGTTCCGGACACGAGCGTCGTCGTCGACGGTCGGGTGTCCGAGCGGGTACGCGCCGACGCAGACGCCGACTCGACGGCCGCCGGCACGGGCTTTGCCGGCGCGACCGTCGTCGTCCCCGAGGCGGTCGTCGGCGAGCTCGAAGCACAGGCAAACGACGGCCGCGAGACCGGGTGGGAGGGGCTGGCGGAGCTCCAGCGCCTCGTGGAGCTGGACGCCGACGGCACTATCGACGTCGAGTACGTCGGCCGCCGCCCCCAGGCGATCGAGAAGCGCGAGGCCGGCGAGGGGGAGGTCGACGCGCTCATCCGCGAGGTCGCGGAGGACCGCGCCGCCACCCTGGTGACCAGCGACGACGTCCAGGCCGAGGTCGCCCGCGCGAAGGGGCTGGACGTGGAGTTTCTCGACCCCCGCTCCCGCGAGCGGGCCGTCGAGGGGCTGGCGATCGAGCGCTTTTTCGACGAAGGGACGATGAGTGTCCACCTCAAGACCGGGGTCGTCCCGATGGCCAAACGCGGGACGATCGGCGACATGCACTACGAAGCGGTCGGCGACGAGGTCCTGACCGACGACCAACTGCGCGATTTCGCCGCGGACATCGAGGAAGCAACGCGGGACAGCCCCGAGGGGTTCGTGGAGCTGGACCAGCCGGGGATGACGATCGTCCAGTTCCGCCAGTTCCGGGTCGCCATCGCCCGTCCGCCCTTCGCCGACGGGCGGGAGATCACGGCGGTCCGGCCGATCGTCAAGACCGAACTGGACGACTACGAGCACGCCGACGAACTGCGCGACCGCCTCGCCGAGCGCCAGCGCGGCGTGCTCATCTCCGGCGCGCCCGGGGCCGGGAAATCGACGTTCGCCCAGGCCGTCGCCGAGTACCTCGCCGACGCCGACTACGCGGTCAAGACCATGGAGAAACCACGGGACCTCCAGGTCGGGCCGAACATCACCCAGTACACCGAACTCGGCGGGAGCATGGCCAACACCGCGGACTCGCTGTTGATGGTCCGGCCCGACTACACCATCTACGACGAGGTCCGCAAGACCGACGACTTCGAGGTGTTCGCGGACATGCGCCTGGCGGGCGTGGGGATGGTCGGGGTCGTCCACGCCACCCGCGCGATCGACGCCCTCCAGCGGCTGATCGGCCGCGTCGAACTCGGCCTCATTCCGCAGGTCGTCGACACCGTCGTCTACATCGAGGCCGGCCAGGTGGAGAAGGTATACGACGTGAAGACGGAAGTCAAGGTGCCGGAGGGGCTGATGGAGGAGGACCTCGCCCGACCGGTCATCCTCGTGCGCGATTTCGAGACCGGACGCCCCGAGTACGAGATCTACACCTTCAACCGACAGGTCGTCACCGTGCCGCTCGGAGGGGACGAGGGGGACGGCAGTCCCGGCGCTCCCACCGAGTCCGGCGTCGACCGGATCGCCAAACAGGAGGTCGAACGCGAGATCCGCTCGGTCGCCAGCGGCCACGTCGAGGTGGAGTTGCGAGGCCGGGACCGGGCCGTGGTGTGGGTCGAGGACGCGGACATCTCCGGCGTTATCGGCAAGGGTGGCGGCCGGATATCCGACATCGAGAACCGCCTCGGGATCGACATCGACGTCCGAACCTTCAGCGAGCGCGGCGGGGGCGCCGGCGGGTCCGGGCCCGGCGGCTCCAGCGGCCGGCAAGGCGCCGGAGGGAAGGCAGTCACGCCGGAGATCACCAGCCGGCACGTCATCATCCCGCTGGAGGGACACGCCGGCGAGACCGTCGAGGTCGAGGCCGACGGCGAGTACCTGTTCACCGCCACGGTCTCCCGCGGCGGGGAGATCCAGGTCTCGCGCGGGTCGGCGATCGCGGAGGAACTGGAGTCGGCCATCGACCGCGGGAAGACGGTCACCGTTTCCCCGTCGTGA
- a CDS encoding MarR family transcriptional regulator, translating to MSETDGDGIADLPPSAKLVYKVLEYNGPLTQKGIVEESMLSARTVRYALERLDEVGVVEEDVYFADARQNLYEITEESAPEAAVSD from the coding sequence ATGTCAGAAACCGATGGGGACGGGATCGCGGACCTCCCCCCGAGCGCGAAACTGGTCTACAAGGTGCTTGAGTACAACGGCCCGCTGACACAGAAGGGGATCGTCGAGGAGTCGATGCTCTCCGCGCGCACGGTACGGTACGCGCTCGAACGGCTCGACGAGGTGGGGGTAGTCGAGGAGGACGTCTACTTCGCGGACGCGCGACAGAACCTCTACGAGATCACCGAGGAGTCGGCCCCGGAAGCGGCCGTATCGGACTGA
- a CDS encoding EMC6-like membrane protein — protein MATESGEGFSPHVRGVTVTTLATIMGVAAGVGSALLTTGPTDRTGLFLMIGALLLQLPVLHLLGIDVSEFGIKDNLYVAFMTFAMWFVTWGLLLTAGAGL, from the coding sequence ATGGCTACCGAGAGCGGCGAGGGGTTCAGCCCGCACGTCCGCGGGGTGACCGTCACCACGCTCGCCACGATCATGGGTGTGGCCGCCGGCGTCGGGTCCGCGCTGCTGACGACCGGTCCCACCGACCGGACCGGCCTCTTCCTGATGATCGGGGCGCTGTTGCTCCAGCTGCCGGTCCTCCACCTCCTCGGGATCGACGTCAGCGAGTTCGGGATCAAGGACAACCTCTACGTCGCGTTCATGACCTTCGCAATGTGGTTTGTCACCTGGGGACTGCTCCTGACTGCCGGCGCCGGGCTGTAA
- a CDS encoding ribosome biogenesis/translation initiation ATPase RLI — MADDSIAVVDLDRCQPDRCNYECANFCPPNRTGKECIITREERYEADEPHAGDPDQVWISEDICLGESCGICVEKCPFDAIQIINLPQELEDEPVHRYGENAFALYGLPAPQDGQVTGILGPNGIGKTTAVRILADELAPNLGRVGDEPDWADILEEYRGTALQDYLEAMREGEVTVARKPQYVDQIPDQFDGTTRALLERTDERGALDELVERLSIGPVVDQDIDTLSGGELQRVALAATLARDADFYFLDEITPYLDIGQRMTAARLVRELADEGGRSMLVVEHDLAILDLLADNIHVAYGEPGAFGVITTPKSTTNGVNEYISGYLEAENMRIRETTIEFEEHAPRTQSTGETVIEYPDLAKSYGEGEFSLTVEGGTIRENEVLGVVGPNGIGKSTFAQLLAGRLEPDEGEVPARLDIAYKPQYIEIDQPMRVDAFLSSITDDFGSSYWTTEIAQPLQLDAVMEQQLTDLSGGERQRVAIAACLSEDADLYLLDEPSAHLDVEQRVLATSAIRRYAENHDATALVIDHDIYMVDLLSDRLLVFEGEPAERGHAAPPQGMREGMNDFLSNLDITFRRDERTARPRINKPGSQLDREQKSQGEYYYAP, encoded by the coding sequence ATGGCCGACGACAGCATCGCCGTGGTCGACCTCGACAGGTGTCAGCCCGACCGCTGTAACTACGAGTGCGCGAACTTCTGTCCGCCAAACCGGACGGGTAAAGAGTGCATCATCACCCGCGAGGAACGCTACGAGGCCGACGAGCCCCACGCCGGCGACCCCGACCAGGTGTGGATCTCCGAGGACATCTGCCTGGGCGAGTCCTGTGGCATCTGCGTCGAGAAATGTCCCTTCGACGCCATCCAGATCATCAACCTCCCGCAGGAACTTGAGGACGAGCCGGTCCACCGCTACGGCGAGAACGCCTTCGCCCTCTACGGGCTCCCGGCGCCCCAGGACGGCCAGGTGACGGGCATCCTTGGCCCCAACGGGATCGGGAAGACGACGGCCGTCCGCATCCTCGCCGACGAACTCGCCCCCAACCTGGGGCGGGTCGGCGACGAGCCCGACTGGGCGGACATCCTCGAGGAGTACCGCGGGACCGCCCTCCAGGACTATCTGGAGGCGATGCGGGAGGGCGAGGTGACCGTTGCCCGCAAGCCACAGTACGTCGACCAGATCCCCGACCAGTTCGACGGGACGACCCGCGCGCTCCTGGAGCGGACCGACGAGCGCGGTGCGCTCGACGAGCTGGTCGAGCGGCTCTCGATCGGCCCCGTGGTCGACCAGGACATCGACACCCTCTCGGGCGGGGAGCTCCAGCGGGTCGCGCTGGCCGCGACGCTCGCCCGCGACGCCGACTTCTACTTTCTCGACGAGATCACCCCCTACCTGGACATCGGACAGCGGATGACCGCCGCCCGGCTGGTCCGCGAACTCGCCGACGAGGGCGGGCGCTCGATGCTCGTCGTCGAGCACGACCTCGCCATCCTCGACCTGCTGGCGGACAACATCCACGTCGCCTACGGCGAACCCGGCGCCTTCGGCGTGATCACCACGCCCAAATCAACCACCAACGGGGTCAACGAGTACATCTCGGGGTATCTGGAGGCCGAGAACATGCGGATCCGGGAGACCACCATCGAGTTCGAGGAGCACGCCCCCCGAACGCAGTCGACCGGCGAGACGGTCATCGAGTACCCCGACCTCGCGAAGAGCTACGGCGAGGGGGAGTTCTCGCTGACCGTCGAGGGCGGGACGATCCGCGAAAACGAGGTGCTCGGCGTCGTCGGCCCCAACGGGATCGGGAAGTCGACGTTCGCACAGCTGCTCGCGGGCCGGCTCGAACCCGACGAGGGCGAGGTGCCCGCCCGGCTCGACATCGCCTACAAGCCCCAGTACATCGAGATCGACCAGCCGATGCGCGTCGACGCCTTCCTCTCCTCCATTACTGACGACTTCGGCTCCTCGTACTGGACGACGGAGATCGCCCAGCCCCTCCAGCTTGATGCGGTGATGGAACAGCAGCTCACCGACCTCTCGGGCGGGGAGCGCCAGCGGGTCGCCATCGCCGCCTGCCTCTCGGAGGATGCCGACCTCTACCTGCTCGACGAGCCCTCCGCCCATCTCGACGTCGAACAGCGGGTGCTCGCGACCTCGGCGATCCGCCGGTACGCCGAGAACCACGACGCCACCGCGCTGGTCATCGACCACGACATCTACATGGTCGACCTGCTCAGCGACCGGCTGCTGGTCTTCGAGGGCGAACCTGCCGAACGTGGCCACGCCGCCCCTCCGCAAGGGATGCGCGAGGGGATGAACGACTTCCTCTCGAACCTCGATATCACCTTCCGCCGGGACGAGCGCACCGCCCGGCCCCGCATCAACAAGCCGGGCAGCCAGCTCGACCGCGAGCAGAAGAGTCAGGGCGAGTACTACTACGCGCCCTGA
- a CDS encoding archaemetzincin family Zn-dependent metalloprotease produces the protein MHVDIVPVDNVDAVVKREASAGLRTVYDCEVTVHDSQSVPAGSYDSGRDQYRAEEFIDLAKRVGSGEKNIAITPKDLFYHRRNYVFGLAYLGGSGSVISTYRLNTSSDGGFSNRSADDIFADRVRKEVVHEVGHTLGLEHCDNKRCVMNFSPTVREVDVKEETLCGSCNRNVL, from the coding sequence ATGCACGTCGACATCGTGCCGGTGGATAACGTCGACGCTGTGGTCAAGCGGGAGGCTTCCGCCGGCCTGCGGACCGTCTACGACTGCGAGGTGACGGTCCACGACTCGCAATCGGTCCCTGCCGGGTCCTACGATTCCGGGCGCGACCAGTACCGCGCCGAGGAGTTCATCGACCTCGCAAAGCGGGTCGGGAGCGGGGAGAAAAACATCGCCATCACCCCCAAGGACCTGTTCTACCACCGGCGCAACTACGTGTTCGGCCTGGCGTACCTGGGTGGCAGCGGCAGCGTCATCTCCACCTACCGGCTGAACACCTCCTCGGACGGCGGTTTCTCGAACCGCTCTGCCGACGACATCTTCGCCGACCGCGTCCGCAAGGAGGTCGTCCACGAGGTCGGACACACGCTCGGGCTCGAGCACTGCGACAACAAACGCTGTGTCATGAACTTCTCACCCACCGTCCGCGAGGTCGACGTCAAGGAGGAGACCCTCTGTGGCTCCTGCAACCGGAACGTGCTCTGA